The DNA region TAGGGAGTAGGTTTTTTTATTCACAATATTACAAAATGGTCTCAAATTGAAAGAGATATTCCTATTTAGGGATTATAGGTATATAATATATCTAGTTTTGTATATTGTTTTAATTTTACTAAAAAGAATAATTTTTTCGGAGGAGAAAATATGGTAGGGAAGAATAATTGGGAAGTGCAATTGAAACGTGGCGCTAATAAGGTTAAACGTTATACAATCAAGCGCACAAGTGTTGGGGTAGTTTCGGCAGTAGTAGCTGCTGGACTTATTTTTGGGCAAGAAACTTCTGTGCAAGCTGATGAGATTACAGCTGGTGAATCACAAGTAACAGAAGTATCTAATGAAGCACCTGTTGTAACTGAGGAAAGTGTGGAAGAAGTAAGGTCAGCAGAAACTTCTCAAGTCGAAGCAACAGCTGAAGAAAACGGAACAGTTAGCGAAATAGATGCAGAAGAATTATCTGAACCTGTATATGAACAAACAGAGGTTGTAGCTGAAGAAGTATCTGAAGGTGAATCCACTGAATATGATGATGTTGTAGCTGATAGTGCAGTAGCAGATCAAGAAGAAGCTGGAAGTAACGAAGCAGTTGCTGAAACAGAAACGACTGTTGCGGACACTAAATCAATTCAAGAAGATACTGAAGTTGTGGAAGAATCAAGCGTACAAGCACAAATGAGTACCTTTGCAGCTACAGCTAACGCTAGTGAAGCAGATACTGAATTCCCTGAATTAATTTCTATCTCTACAGATAAAGAAGTATATAGAGCAGGGGAAGATATCAAAGTAACGGCGATTGTTAAAGAAAACGATGAATTGTCAAGGATCAGTGCCAATTTCAGCAGAACTAACGGAACAACAGGGACTAGTTCACTCTCTGGATATGCCAATAAATGGTCAGGATTAACCCGTCAGTCAGACGGTACATATAAAGCTGAAATGATTATTGAAACTGATGAAAAAATGCCGAGTAATACCTATCAATTATCTTCTGTAGATATATATGATGTAGCTAACAACAATACATGGCTTACTTCCTATAACGATACAACGGGGTTATTTGATTTAAGTGTTGATATCCTTAATGAAGATGGAGATACTGAATTCCCTGAATTAATTTCTATCTCTACAGATAAAGAAGTATATAGAGCAGGGGAAGATATCAAAGTAACGGCGATTGTTAAAGAAAACGATGAATTGTCAAGGATCAGTGCCAATTTCAGCAGAACTAACGGAACAACAGGGACTAGTTCACTCTCTGGATATGCCAATAAATGGTCAGGATTAACCCGTCAGTCAGACGGTACATATAAAGCTGAAATGATTATTGAAACTGATGAAAAAATGCCGAGTAATACCTATCAATTATCTTCTGTAGATATATATGATGTAGCTAACAACAATACATGGCTTACTACCTATAACGATACAACGGGGTTATTTGATTTAAGTGTTGATATCCTTAATGAAGATGGAGATACTGAATTCCCTGAATTAATTTCTATCTCTACAGATAAAGAAGTATATAGAGCAGGGGAAGATATCAAAGTAACGGCGATTGTTAAAGAAAACGATGAATTGTCAAGGATCAGTGCCAATTTCAGCAGAACTAACGGAACAACAGGGACTAGTTCACTCTCTGGATATGCCAATAAATGGTCAGGATTAACCCGTCAGTCAGATGGCACATATAAAGCTGAAATGATTATTGAAACTGATGAAAAAATGCCGAGTAATACCTATCAATTATCTTCTGTAGATATATATGATGTAGCTAACAACAATACATGGCTTACTACCTATAACGATACAACGGGATTAGTTGATCTAATTGTATCAATAAACGTTGCCAATGTACCTTATGAAACTATTCGTGAGTTAAATATGGATTTGACACCAAATAGTGAAGATGTTTTGGTTCAAGCGGGTGTTAATGGATCTGCAGATGCTACTACAGGTGAACTAATAAACGCACCAGTTTCAGAAATTATTCATTATGCACCGGTTGAAATTCCATTTGAAACTGTTGAAGTTGAATCTGATGATTTATACTTTGGAGAAAGTGCTTTAACTCCAGGACAAGTTGGGTTATTAGATCCTGAAACAAATGAAGTAATCCTTGAACCAGTAAATGAAATTATTGAAATTGGCTCAAAATTAGCACCAGAAGAAATTGCTTTTGAAACTGAAAAAATTCTAGATATTCATTTAGCGCCTGGTTCATCTGATCAACTAGTTCAAGAAGGACAAGTTGGTCTTCGTGATTCGGAGACGGGCGAAGTAATTAGTAATCCTATTAAACGAATCTATAGTTACGCGCCGACAATAGTTGATTATGAGATTATACGTATGTTCAATCCTAATCAAGAACCAGATTCAATAGATATCGTGGCCAAACATGGTGAAATTGGATTGATGGATCCTGAAACAAATGAAGTGGTTATTAAACCAATTGCAGAAGTTATCTCATTTGCACCAGTAACTATGGCTTATGACGTTGAATATCAAATAGATGATTCTTTAGAGCCAAATTCAGGCGACACGGTTGAATTACAACCAGGTTCAGAAGGGTTACAAAATCCAGATACTGGTGACGTATTAGTTGCACCAGTTAACCAAATTATCGGTCAAGCACCTACTGAATATATTGATGATACTACTGTTCAAAATATTATTACGATAGTTGATCAAGTAAGTAACCAAGAAATTGCATCTACTACATTCTTAGGTAATGAGTATTCAGTGCGTTTAAATTATTTTATTAACCAATTAAATAGTCAAAATGATCTAGAATTGGAAGTAGTAGATGAAAAAACTACGTCTGATGTATTAAGATCCAGTACTGTGAATGGATTTACTGTCTCATCTCGTACTATCAAGAAAAATATTTATGTTGTAAACAACAACAATACGGATACAACTATCGAAAAGCCATTCTTACCAGAAGGTGTAATTTATAATAATCAAGATTATATTAGAGCATATAGAAAAGTTACAATTCAAGATAATGGTGGTCGTGAATTGTATAGAGTAAACTATGTAGCATATGAATCTACAGATGAAACAATTAGAAATGCTATGTCAAATATTAATTCTTTAGATTATTATTATGATAGTGTAGATGTTAGTGAGGGATTCACTTCTATCGTCGGTAGTACAGGGTCTTACAGAGGCCCATTAAAAGAAATTACTATTCTGGTGAATCGTATTGAAGAACCAGAAGTTCCAGAAGTAGAAGAACCAGAAACACCAGTAGAACCAGTAGAACCAGAAGTTCCAGAGGTTGAAGAGCCAGAGACTCCAGTGGAACCAGAAATTCCAGAGGTTGAAGAACCAGAAATACCGATAGAACCAGAAGTTCCAGAAGTAGAGGAACCAGAGACACCGGTAGAACCAGAAGTTCCAGAAGTAGAGGAACCAGAGACACCAGTAGAACCAGAAGTTCCAGAGGTTGAAGAACCAGAGACACCGGTAGAACCAGAAGTTCCAGAGGTTGAAGAACCAGAAACACCGGTAGAACCGGAAGTCCCAGAGGTCGAAGAACCAGGGACACCGGAAGAACCAGAAGTTCCTGAGGTTGAAGAACCAGAGACTCCAGTAGAGCCGGAAATTCCAGAGGTAGAGGAACCAGAAACACCGGAAGAACCAGAAGTCCCAGAGGTTGAAGAACCAGAGACACCGGAAGAACCAGAAGTCCCAGAGGTTGAAGAACCAGAGACTCCAGTAGAACCGGAAGTCCCAGAGGTTGAAGAACCAGAGACTCCAGTAGAACCTGAACTACCAGAAGTAGAGGAACCAGAGACGCCGGTAGAACCAGAAGTTCCAGAAGTAGAAGAACCAGAAACACCGACTAATCCAGAAGTACCAGTTGTGGAAGAGCCAGAGACTCCAGCAGAACCAGAGACTCCGGTTGCGGAAGATCCAGAGACAGTCGTAGAATCAGAAGTTCCTACTAATGACGTAAAAGCACCTGTAGCGACATCTGAAGACGGTGTAGTGGTAGCTGAACCAATTCCTACTCCTGCACAAAGTGTAGCGACTGAAGGAGCGAAAGCTGAATCAGAAGTTGTTGTGGCAGAGACAGGTTCAAAAGTTGTAGAAACAGTTTTATCTGCAGAAGTGAAGGCTGAAGAAACGTCTACCACTGTTGATGAAAATGTTGCGACTTTACCAGCTGCAGGCGCTCAAACGATGAGTGCGTTAGCAACAGGGTTAGGTGTGATTACAACTGCTTTAGGTGCTATACTTGTCCGTAAGAAAAAATAATATTTGATGCTTATTTAAATTAATTAATAAGATAAAAATGCAAATTATCCGTTCTTTTTGTACGTTTCGTATAAAGGAGCGGATTTTTTATCGGTACGATAGTTGATATGACAGTCTTTAATAATAATTGTAAATATTTTATTAAAATATGTGTTGACTCTAACTTTCTAAGTCGGTACAATAGCCAACAGAGTAAAAACAGGGGAAACTGCACTAGCGTAAGGATGCCCTGCACATAAGAGCTGTTCGCTCACAAGAATAACCACTTTATTTTGTCAGTGAACAAATTTTAAAACCAGCATCCGCTAGTATATAATCAGCAACCTTGTTTCGTTGTTGGTTATTTTTTTTGCCCATTTTTAGATAAATGAGAAAAAAATGAAAAGATAACAGAAAAATATGAGAGGAAGTGCCACGTGGATCCGAAGAAACCAATTATTGCCTTAGATTTTCCTAATCAAGAAGAGGTATTTGCGTTCCTTGATCAGTTCCAAGGTCAACAACTAAATGTAAAAGTAGGTATGGAATTGTTTTATGCTGGTGGGACAGCTTTCCTAAAAGAGTTACAAGCAAAAGGCCACGACATTTTCTTAGACTTGAAATTACATGATATTCCAAATACTGTTGAGCGCGCAATGGCCATTTTAGCCAGTACTGGTGTTGCAATGGTCAATGTACATGCGGCAGGTGGGAAAGAGATGATGCAAGCAGCGCTTCGTGGTTTAGAGGCAGGTTCGACAGGTAAACGCCCTATGTTAATTAGTGTCACTCA from Aerococcus urinaeequi includes:
- a CDS encoding YSIRK-type signal peptide-containing protein (The YSIRK form of extended signal peptide directs nascent proteins to the cross-wall site, while signal peptides lacking YSIRK direct proteins instead to the cell pole. A large fraction of YSIRK proteins are surface proteins anchored by sortase-mediated processing of a C-terminal LPXTG motif.) — encoded protein: MVGKNNWEVQLKRGANKVKRYTIKRTSVGVVSAVVAAGLIFGQETSVQADEITAGESQVTEVSNEAPVVTEESVEEVRSAETSQVEATAEENGTVSEIDAEELSEPVYEQTEVVAEEVSEGESTEYDDVVADSAVADQEEAGSNEAVAETETTVADTKSIQEDTEVVEESSVQAQMSTFAATANASEADTEFPELISISTDKEVYRAGEDIKVTAIVKENDELSRISANFSRTNGTTGTSSLSGYANKWSGLTRQSDGTYKAEMIIETDEKMPSNTYQLSSVDIYDVANNNTWLTSYNDTTGLFDLSVDILNEDGDTEFPELISISTDKEVYRAGEDIKVTAIVKENDELSRISANFSRTNGTTGTSSLSGYANKWSGLTRQSDGTYKAEMIIETDEKMPSNTYQLSSVDIYDVANNNTWLTTYNDTTGLFDLSVDILNEDGDTEFPELISISTDKEVYRAGEDIKVTAIVKENDELSRISANFSRTNGTTGTSSLSGYANKWSGLTRQSDGTYKAEMIIETDEKMPSNTYQLSSVDIYDVANNNTWLTTYNDTTGLVDLIVSINVANVPYETIRELNMDLTPNSEDVLVQAGVNGSADATTGELINAPVSEIIHYAPVEIPFETVEVESDDLYFGESALTPGQVGLLDPETNEVILEPVNEIIEIGSKLAPEEIAFETEKILDIHLAPGSSDQLVQEGQVGLRDSETGEVISNPIKRIYSYAPTIVDYEIIRMFNPNQEPDSIDIVAKHGEIGLMDPETNEVVIKPIAEVISFAPVTMAYDVEYQIDDSLEPNSGDTVELQPGSEGLQNPDTGDVLVAPVNQIIGQAPTEYIDDTTVQNIITIVDQVSNQEIASTTFLGNEYSVRLNYFINQLNSQNDLELEVVDEKTTSDVLRSSTVNGFTVSSRTIKKNIYVVNNNNTDTTIEKPFLPEGVIYNNQDYIRAYRKVTIQDNGGRELYRVNYVAYESTDETIRNAMSNINSLDYYYDSVDVSEGFTSIVGSTGSYRGPLKEITILVNRIEEPEVPEVEEPETPVEPVEPEVPEVEEPETPVEPEIPEVEEPEIPIEPEVPEVEEPETPVEPEVPEVEEPETPVEPEVPEVEEPETPVEPEVPEVEEPETPVEPEVPEVEEPGTPEEPEVPEVEEPETPVEPEIPEVEEPETPEEPEVPEVEEPETPEEPEVPEVEEPETPVEPEVPEVEEPETPVEPELPEVEEPETPVEPEVPEVEEPETPTNPEVPVVEEPETPAEPETPVAEDPETVVESEVPTNDVKAPVATSEDGVVVAEPIPTPAQSVATEGAKAESEVVVAETGSKVVETVLSAEVKAEETSTTVDENVATLPAAGAQTMSALATGLGVITTALGAILVRKKK
- the pyrF gene encoding orotidine-5'-phosphate decarboxylase, whose protein sequence is MDPKKPIIALDFPNQEEVFAFLDQFQGQQLNVKVGMELFYAGGTAFLKELQAKGHDIFLDLKLHDIPNTVERAMAILASTGVAMVNVHAAGGKEMMQAALRGLEAGSTGKRPMLISVTQLTSTSTEQMNEEQGIPGEVLDSVLRYAKLTKAAGLDGVVCSPLEAAAIKEACGEDFQTITPGIRLATSVADDQKRIMTPSQAAKGGSDYIVVGRPITQAENSKETYDQITNDWSGQ